GAACAAATGTCTTGGCTCATCGATTTCACTGGTTGGTCTATGGCCGCTAATGTCCCTATGAAAACAACACGGGACATTGTCTACATTCTCCAGAACCATTACCCTGAGAGACTCGGTATGGCCTTTCTCTACAATCCACCAAGACTATTCCAAGCAGGCTACAAGGTAACATAGTCATTAAACAAACTCATTATCAAAATGTCACTTTATTTTTTTTAAAAGAGCCATTCATTTTACCTACTCTTCTCCATGTAGGCTATTAAGTACTTCTTGGACCCACGCACAGCTCAAAAGGTCAAATTTGTGTACCCAAAAGACAAAACAAGTGATGAACTGATGAAATCACATTTTGATGTTGAGAATCTCCCCAAGGAGTTTGGAGGCAAAGCAACACTAGCGTATGATCATGAGGAGTTTTCAAGACAAATGTATGAAGACGATGTCAAAAAGGCAAAGTACTGGGGATTAGAGGATACGGAACCAAACGGCTTCCATGCAGCTGATGTTGTTTCTGAGCCGGCCACTTCTCTTGCATAAGCAGCTAGCTGAGAGTTGAATACATATGTATGTATAACGCAGAAAGAAGAAGACACAAGATAAGAAAAATAAAGGTTTAATTATTCTCATTATAGCTAATAAGGTTCCTCC
This sequence is a window from Brassica oleracea var. oleracea cultivar TO1000 chromosome C1, BOL, whole genome shotgun sequence. Protein-coding genes within it:
- the LOC106343992 gene encoding random slug protein 5-like, with protein sequence MFKRKNAHQLDDDSQQDNKVSKLRSALGPLSGHSLVFCSDASLRRYLDARNWNVEKAKKMIEETLKWRSTYKPHEILWHQVAHEGETGKVSRASFHDRQGRVVLIMRPTMQNSPSAEGNIRHLVYLLENAILNLPRGQEQMSWLIDFTGWSMAANVPMKTTRDIVYILQNHYPERLGMAFLYNPPRLFQAGYKAIKYFLDPRTAQKVKFVYPKDKTSDELMKSHFDVENLPKEFGGKATLAYDHEEFSRQMYEDDVKKAKYWGLEDTEPNGFHAADVVSEPATSLA